Proteins encoded in a region of the Halodesulfovibrio marinisediminis DSM 17456 genome:
- the thiF gene encoding sulfur carrier protein ThiS adenylyltransferase ThiF encodes MTTFSSLQEGLSRYLTPDQLEKLASVTVGIAGCGGLGSNCAFMLARSGVRNFVIVDYDVVDTSNLNRQFFFADQVGMTKVEVGRTNLLRIDSTLNITVHNCQITPTTAPQYFAGCDIIVEALDSIDGKKMMAALYLSDPRLFVSASGMAGWGEPYMQKRKIRDDAVLVGDFTTDIADHPPMAPKVLMAAAMQADVVLTHILGK; translated from the coding sequence ATGACCACTTTTTCATCGCTACAGGAAGGTTTGTCCCGCTATCTTACTCCAGATCAGTTGGAGAAGCTTGCGTCTGTCACTGTAGGCATTGCCGGTTGCGGCGGACTTGGGTCTAACTGTGCATTTATGCTGGCTCGGAGTGGTGTCCGTAACTTTGTTATTGTGGATTATGATGTTGTGGACACTTCTAACTTGAACCGGCAGTTCTTTTTTGCAGATCAGGTCGGCATGACAAAGGTAGAGGTGGGCAGAACGAACCTGCTTCGCATAGACAGCACCTTGAACATTACGGTACACAACTGTCAGATAACACCAACCACTGCGCCGCAATACTTTGCAGGCTGCGATATAATTGTCGAAGCATTAGACAGCATTGACGGTAAGAAGATGATGGCTGCATTGTACTTGTCCGATCCACGCTTGTTTGTTTCCGCTTCCGGAATGGCAGGGTGGGGTGAACCGTACATGCAGAAACGAAAAATCCGTGACGATGCCGTTCTGGTTGGTGATTTTACAACTGATATTGCCGATCATCCGCCTATGGCACCTAAAGTGCTTATGGCTGCC